In Canis lupus familiaris isolate Mischka breed German Shepherd chromosome 9, alternate assembly UU_Cfam_GSD_1.0, whole genome shotgun sequence, a single window of DNA contains:
- the MKS1 gene encoding Meckel syndrome type 1 protein isoform X3: MAETVWNPDTGEAVYRSRDPVLNLRLRVHLQRITSSNFLRYQPVAQLGKDLIDLATFRPHPTARGGHRSEEEEEEEVVIGWQEKLFSQFEVDLYRNEAACQSPLDHQYRQEILKLEDSGGRKNRRIFTYTDSDRYTNVEEHCQKMTTAAREVPSFLVERMANVRRRRQDRRGMEGGILKSRIVTWEPSEEFVRNNHVINTPLQTMYIMADLGPYGKLGYKKYEHVLCTLKVDSNGVITVKPDFTGLKGPYRIETEGEKQEVWKYTVDNASSLAQPEEEEREQRVFKDLYGRHKEYLSSLVGTDFEMTAPGALRLFVNGEVVSAQGYEYDNLYVHFFVELPTTNWSSPTFQQLSGITQTCATKSLGMEKVAYFSYPFTFEASFLHEDESTDALPEWPVLYCEVLSLDFWQRYRVEGYGAMVLPATPGSHTLTVSTWRPMELGTVAELRRFFIGGSLELEDLTYVRIPGTFKGERLSRFGFRTETTGSVTFRLHCLQQSRAFMESSFLRKRMRSVLDRLEGFSQQSSVHSVLEAFRRARRRMQEARESLPQDLVSPSGTMVS; this comes from the exons ATGGCGGAGACGGTCTGGAACCCTGACACCGGGGAGGCTGTGTATCGCTCCCGGGACCCCGTGCTCAACTTGCGCCTCCG aGTCCACCTGCAAAGAATCACATCCAGCAACTTCCTCCGTTACCAGCCCGTTGCCCAGCTTGGGAAGGACCTCATAGACTTGGCCACTTTTAGGCCTCACCCAACTGCCA GAGGTGGACATCgctcagaggaagaggaagaggaagaggtcGTGATTGGGTGGCAGGAGAAGCTCTTTAGCCAG TTTGAAGTAGATCTGTACCGAAATGAAGCAGCCTGTCAGAGCCCTTTGGATCATCAATACCGTCAAGAGATCCTGAAGCTGGAGGATTCTGGTGGCAGGAAGAACCGAAGGATTTTTACCTACACGGACTCTGATAGATACACCAACGTGGAGGAG CACTGTCAGAAAATGACCACTGCAGCCCGGGAGGTACCATCATTTTTGGTTGAACGAATGGCCAATGTCAGGCGACGACGGCAGGACAGGCGAGGGAT GGAAGGCGGCATCCTCAAGTCACGAATTGTCACCTGGGAACCCTCAGAAGAGTTTGTCAGGAACAACCATGTCATCAACACCCCTCTTCAGACAATGTACATCATGGCAGACCTTGGGCCGTATGGAAA ACTTGGCTATAAGAAGTATGAACATGTCCTCTGTACTCTGAAGGTGGACAGCAATGGTGTGATCACAGTAAAACCTGATTTCACTGGCCTCAAAGGACCCTACAG AATTGAGActgagggggagaagcaggaggtgTGGAAGTATACAGTGGACAATGCATCCTCCCTCGCACAGCCAGAGGAGGAAGAGCGGGAACAGCGTGTGTTCAAGGAT CTTTATGGCCGGCACAAGGAGTATCTCAGCAGCCTTGTGGGCACGGACTTTGAGATG ACTGCCCCAGGTGCCCTCCGGCTCTTTGTAAACGGAGAGGTAG TTTCAGCCCAAGGCTATGAGTATGACAATCTCTACGTCCACTTCTTTGTGGAATTGCCAACCACTA ATTGGTCAAGCCCAACATTCCAGCAGCTCTCAGGAATAACACAGACCTGTGCCACCAAATCCCTGGGAATG GAGAAGGTGGCTTACTTCTCCTACCCATTCACATTTGAGGCCTCTTTCCTCCATGAAGACGAATCTACTG aTGCTCTCCCAGAGTGGCCTGTGCTCTACTGTGAGGTCCTCTCACTGGACTTCTGGCAGAGGTATCGTGTGGAAGGCTACGGGGCCATGGTGCTGCCTGCTACCCCAG GCTCGCACACCCTGACCGTCTCCACGTGGAGGCCCATGGAGCTCGGCACGGTGGCTGAGCTGAGGAGGTTTTTCATTGGCGGCTCTCTGGAACTGGAGGACCTCACCTACGTGCGGATACCAGGAACCTTCAAG GGGGAGCGTCTGAGCCGCTTTGGGTTCCGCACCGAGACCACAGGCAGTGTCACATTCCGCTTGCACTGTCTGCAGCAGTCCAG GGCCTTCATGGAGTCAAGCTTCCTCCGGAAAAGGATGCGGAGTGTGCTGGACCGTCTGGAAGGTTTCAGCCAGCAGAGTTCAGTTCACAGTGTGCTGG
- the MKS1 gene encoding Meckel syndrome type 1 protein isoform X1 — MAETVWNPDTGEAVYRSRDPVLNLRLRVHLQRITSSNFLRYQPVAQLGKDLIDLATFRPHPTARGGHRSEEEEEEEVVIGWQEKLFSQFEVDLYRNEAACQSPLDHQYRQEILKLEDSGGRKNRRIFTYTDSDRYTNVEEHCQKMTTAAREVPSFLVERMANVRRRRQDRRGMEGGILKSRIVTWEPSEEFVRNNHVINTPLQTMYIMADLGPYGKLGYKKYEHVLCTLKVDSNGVITVKPDFTGLKGPYRIETEGEKQEVWKYTVDNASSLAQPEEEEREQRVFKDLYGRHKEYLSSLVGTDFEMTAPGALRLFVNGEVVSAQGYEYDNLYVHFFVELPTTNWSSPTFQQLSGITQTCATKSLGMEKVAYFSYPFTFEASFLHEDESTDALPEWPVLYCEVLSLDFWQRYRVEGYGAMVLPATPGSHTLTVSTWRPMELGTVAELRRFFIGGSLELEDLTYVRIPGTFKGERLSRFGFRTETTGSVTFRLHCLQQSRAFMESSFLRKRMRSVLDRLEGFSQQSSVHSVLEAFRRARRRMQEARESLPQDLKLPKADLLTSWLLEDPTPRLSQMMRWGPSR, encoded by the exons ATGGCGGAGACGGTCTGGAACCCTGACACCGGGGAGGCTGTGTATCGCTCCCGGGACCCCGTGCTCAACTTGCGCCTCCG aGTCCACCTGCAAAGAATCACATCCAGCAACTTCCTCCGTTACCAGCCCGTTGCCCAGCTTGGGAAGGACCTCATAGACTTGGCCACTTTTAGGCCTCACCCAACTGCCA GAGGTGGACATCgctcagaggaagaggaagaggaagaggtcGTGATTGGGTGGCAGGAGAAGCTCTTTAGCCAG TTTGAAGTAGATCTGTACCGAAATGAAGCAGCCTGTCAGAGCCCTTTGGATCATCAATACCGTCAAGAGATCCTGAAGCTGGAGGATTCTGGTGGCAGGAAGAACCGAAGGATTTTTACCTACACGGACTCTGATAGATACACCAACGTGGAGGAG CACTGTCAGAAAATGACCACTGCAGCCCGGGAGGTACCATCATTTTTGGTTGAACGAATGGCCAATGTCAGGCGACGACGGCAGGACAGGCGAGGGAT GGAAGGCGGCATCCTCAAGTCACGAATTGTCACCTGGGAACCCTCAGAAGAGTTTGTCAGGAACAACCATGTCATCAACACCCCTCTTCAGACAATGTACATCATGGCAGACCTTGGGCCGTATGGAAA ACTTGGCTATAAGAAGTATGAACATGTCCTCTGTACTCTGAAGGTGGACAGCAATGGTGTGATCACAGTAAAACCTGATTTCACTGGCCTCAAAGGACCCTACAG AATTGAGActgagggggagaagcaggaggtgTGGAAGTATACAGTGGACAATGCATCCTCCCTCGCACAGCCAGAGGAGGAAGAGCGGGAACAGCGTGTGTTCAAGGAT CTTTATGGCCGGCACAAGGAGTATCTCAGCAGCCTTGTGGGCACGGACTTTGAGATG ACTGCCCCAGGTGCCCTCCGGCTCTTTGTAAACGGAGAGGTAG TTTCAGCCCAAGGCTATGAGTATGACAATCTCTACGTCCACTTCTTTGTGGAATTGCCAACCACTA ATTGGTCAAGCCCAACATTCCAGCAGCTCTCAGGAATAACACAGACCTGTGCCACCAAATCCCTGGGAATG GAGAAGGTGGCTTACTTCTCCTACCCATTCACATTTGAGGCCTCTTTCCTCCATGAAGACGAATCTACTG aTGCTCTCCCAGAGTGGCCTGTGCTCTACTGTGAGGTCCTCTCACTGGACTTCTGGCAGAGGTATCGTGTGGAAGGCTACGGGGCCATGGTGCTGCCTGCTACCCCAG GCTCGCACACCCTGACCGTCTCCACGTGGAGGCCCATGGAGCTCGGCACGGTGGCTGAGCTGAGGAGGTTTTTCATTGGCGGCTCTCTGGAACTGGAGGACCTCACCTACGTGCGGATACCAGGAACCTTCAAG GGGGAGCGTCTGAGCCGCTTTGGGTTCCGCACCGAGACCACAGGCAGTGTCACATTCCGCTTGCACTGTCTGCAGCAGTCCAG GGCCTTCATGGAGTCAAGCTTCCTCCGGAAAAGGATGCGGAGTGTGCTGGACCGTCTGGAAGGTTTCAGCCAGCAGAGTTCAGTTCACAGTGTGCTGG
- the MKS1 gene encoding Meckel syndrome type 1 protein isoform X2 has product MAETVWNPDTGEAVYRSRDPVLNLRLRVHLQRITSSNFLRYQPVAQLGKDLIDLATFRPHPTASGHRSEEEEEEEVVIGWQEKLFSQFEVDLYRNEAACQSPLDHQYRQEILKLEDSGGRKNRRIFTYTDSDRYTNVEEHCQKMTTAAREVPSFLVERMANVRRRRQDRRGMEGGILKSRIVTWEPSEEFVRNNHVINTPLQTMYIMADLGPYGKLGYKKYEHVLCTLKVDSNGVITVKPDFTGLKGPYRIETEGEKQEVWKYTVDNASSLAQPEEEEREQRVFKDLYGRHKEYLSSLVGTDFEMTAPGALRLFVNGEVVSAQGYEYDNLYVHFFVELPTTNWSSPTFQQLSGITQTCATKSLGMEKVAYFSYPFTFEASFLHEDESTDALPEWPVLYCEVLSLDFWQRYRVEGYGAMVLPATPGSHTLTVSTWRPMELGTVAELRRFFIGGSLELEDLTYVRIPGTFKGERLSRFGFRTETTGSVTFRLHCLQQSRAFMESSFLRKRMRSVLDRLEGFSQQSSVHSVLEAFRRARRRMQEARESLPQDLKLPKADLLTSWLLEDPTPRLSQMMRWGPSR; this is encoded by the exons ATGGCGGAGACGGTCTGGAACCCTGACACCGGGGAGGCTGTGTATCGCTCCCGGGACCCCGTGCTCAACTTGCGCCTCCG aGTCCACCTGCAAAGAATCACATCCAGCAACTTCCTCCGTTACCAGCCCGTTGCCCAGCTTGGGAAGGACCTCATAGACTTGGCCACTTTTAGGCCTCACCCAACTGCCA GTGGACATCgctcagaggaagaggaagaggaagaggtcGTGATTGGGTGGCAGGAGAAGCTCTTTAGCCAG TTTGAAGTAGATCTGTACCGAAATGAAGCAGCCTGTCAGAGCCCTTTGGATCATCAATACCGTCAAGAGATCCTGAAGCTGGAGGATTCTGGTGGCAGGAAGAACCGAAGGATTTTTACCTACACGGACTCTGATAGATACACCAACGTGGAGGAG CACTGTCAGAAAATGACCACTGCAGCCCGGGAGGTACCATCATTTTTGGTTGAACGAATGGCCAATGTCAGGCGACGACGGCAGGACAGGCGAGGGAT GGAAGGCGGCATCCTCAAGTCACGAATTGTCACCTGGGAACCCTCAGAAGAGTTTGTCAGGAACAACCATGTCATCAACACCCCTCTTCAGACAATGTACATCATGGCAGACCTTGGGCCGTATGGAAA ACTTGGCTATAAGAAGTATGAACATGTCCTCTGTACTCTGAAGGTGGACAGCAATGGTGTGATCACAGTAAAACCTGATTTCACTGGCCTCAAAGGACCCTACAG AATTGAGActgagggggagaagcaggaggtgTGGAAGTATACAGTGGACAATGCATCCTCCCTCGCACAGCCAGAGGAGGAAGAGCGGGAACAGCGTGTGTTCAAGGAT CTTTATGGCCGGCACAAGGAGTATCTCAGCAGCCTTGTGGGCACGGACTTTGAGATG ACTGCCCCAGGTGCCCTCCGGCTCTTTGTAAACGGAGAGGTAG TTTCAGCCCAAGGCTATGAGTATGACAATCTCTACGTCCACTTCTTTGTGGAATTGCCAACCACTA ATTGGTCAAGCCCAACATTCCAGCAGCTCTCAGGAATAACACAGACCTGTGCCACCAAATCCCTGGGAATG GAGAAGGTGGCTTACTTCTCCTACCCATTCACATTTGAGGCCTCTTTCCTCCATGAAGACGAATCTACTG aTGCTCTCCCAGAGTGGCCTGTGCTCTACTGTGAGGTCCTCTCACTGGACTTCTGGCAGAGGTATCGTGTGGAAGGCTACGGGGCCATGGTGCTGCCTGCTACCCCAG GCTCGCACACCCTGACCGTCTCCACGTGGAGGCCCATGGAGCTCGGCACGGTGGCTGAGCTGAGGAGGTTTTTCATTGGCGGCTCTCTGGAACTGGAGGACCTCACCTACGTGCGGATACCAGGAACCTTCAAG GGGGAGCGTCTGAGCCGCTTTGGGTTCCGCACCGAGACCACAGGCAGTGTCACATTCCGCTTGCACTGTCTGCAGCAGTCCAG GGCCTTCATGGAGTCAAGCTTCCTCCGGAAAAGGATGCGGAGTGTGCTGGACCGTCTGGAAGGTTTCAGCCAGCAGAGTTCAGTTCACAGTGTGCTGG
- the MKS1 gene encoding Meckel syndrome type 1 protein isoform X4 — protein MAETVWNPDTGEAVYRSRDPVLNLRLRVHLQRITSSNFLRYQPVAQLGKDLIDLATFRPHPTASGHRSEEEEEEEVVIGWQEKLFSQFEVDLYRNEAACQSPLDHQYRQEILKLEDSGGRKNRRIFTYTDSDRYTNVEEHCQKMTTAAREVPSFLVERMANVRRRRQDRRGMEGGILKSRIVTWEPSEEFVRNNHVINTPLQTMYIMADLGPYGKLGYKKYEHVLCTLKVDSNGVITVKPDFTGLKGPYRIETEGEKQEVWKYTVDNASSLAQPEEEEREQRVFKDLYGRHKEYLSSLVGTDFEMTAPGALRLFVNGEVVSAQGYEYDNLYVHFFVELPTTNWSSPTFQQLSGITQTCATKSLGMEKVAYFSYPFTFEASFLHEDESTDALPEWPVLYCEVLSLDFWQRYRVEGYGAMVLPATPGSHTLTVSTWRPMELGTVAELRRFFIGGSLELEDLTYVRIPGTFKGERLSRFGFRTETTGSVTFRLHCLQQSRAFMESSFLRKRMRSVLDRLEGFSQQSSVHSVLEAFRRARRRMQEARESLPQDLVSPSGTMVS, from the exons ATGGCGGAGACGGTCTGGAACCCTGACACCGGGGAGGCTGTGTATCGCTCCCGGGACCCCGTGCTCAACTTGCGCCTCCG aGTCCACCTGCAAAGAATCACATCCAGCAACTTCCTCCGTTACCAGCCCGTTGCCCAGCTTGGGAAGGACCTCATAGACTTGGCCACTTTTAGGCCTCACCCAACTGCCA GTGGACATCgctcagaggaagaggaagaggaagaggtcGTGATTGGGTGGCAGGAGAAGCTCTTTAGCCAG TTTGAAGTAGATCTGTACCGAAATGAAGCAGCCTGTCAGAGCCCTTTGGATCATCAATACCGTCAAGAGATCCTGAAGCTGGAGGATTCTGGTGGCAGGAAGAACCGAAGGATTTTTACCTACACGGACTCTGATAGATACACCAACGTGGAGGAG CACTGTCAGAAAATGACCACTGCAGCCCGGGAGGTACCATCATTTTTGGTTGAACGAATGGCCAATGTCAGGCGACGACGGCAGGACAGGCGAGGGAT GGAAGGCGGCATCCTCAAGTCACGAATTGTCACCTGGGAACCCTCAGAAGAGTTTGTCAGGAACAACCATGTCATCAACACCCCTCTTCAGACAATGTACATCATGGCAGACCTTGGGCCGTATGGAAA ACTTGGCTATAAGAAGTATGAACATGTCCTCTGTACTCTGAAGGTGGACAGCAATGGTGTGATCACAGTAAAACCTGATTTCACTGGCCTCAAAGGACCCTACAG AATTGAGActgagggggagaagcaggaggtgTGGAAGTATACAGTGGACAATGCATCCTCCCTCGCACAGCCAGAGGAGGAAGAGCGGGAACAGCGTGTGTTCAAGGAT CTTTATGGCCGGCACAAGGAGTATCTCAGCAGCCTTGTGGGCACGGACTTTGAGATG ACTGCCCCAGGTGCCCTCCGGCTCTTTGTAAACGGAGAGGTAG TTTCAGCCCAAGGCTATGAGTATGACAATCTCTACGTCCACTTCTTTGTGGAATTGCCAACCACTA ATTGGTCAAGCCCAACATTCCAGCAGCTCTCAGGAATAACACAGACCTGTGCCACCAAATCCCTGGGAATG GAGAAGGTGGCTTACTTCTCCTACCCATTCACATTTGAGGCCTCTTTCCTCCATGAAGACGAATCTACTG aTGCTCTCCCAGAGTGGCCTGTGCTCTACTGTGAGGTCCTCTCACTGGACTTCTGGCAGAGGTATCGTGTGGAAGGCTACGGGGCCATGGTGCTGCCTGCTACCCCAG GCTCGCACACCCTGACCGTCTCCACGTGGAGGCCCATGGAGCTCGGCACGGTGGCTGAGCTGAGGAGGTTTTTCATTGGCGGCTCTCTGGAACTGGAGGACCTCACCTACGTGCGGATACCAGGAACCTTCAAG GGGGAGCGTCTGAGCCGCTTTGGGTTCCGCACCGAGACCACAGGCAGTGTCACATTCCGCTTGCACTGTCTGCAGCAGTCCAG GGCCTTCATGGAGTCAAGCTTCCTCCGGAAAAGGATGCGGAGTGTGCTGGACCGTCTGGAAGGTTTCAGCCAGCAGAGTTCAGTTCACAGTGTGCTGG